In Vicia villosa cultivar HV-30 ecotype Madison, WI linkage group LG7, Vvil1.0, whole genome shotgun sequence, the DNA window GCAAGAGATAGCTCAACACTTGGCAAGCCAAATGCAAGTCCTGGACATATCCTCCTTCCAGCACCAAATGGTATAAATTCAAAGTCTGTACCTTTGAAATCAAGTTTACTATCAAGAAACCTCTCAGGTTTAAAACTCTCAGCTTCAACCCAATACCTTGGATCTCTTCCAATTGCCCAAGCATTGATCATCACCCTTGTCTTAGCTGGGATATCATACCCATTGATTTGGCATCTCTCCCTACATTCTCTTGGAAGTAACATTGGTAAAACAGGATGCAGCCTTAGTGTTTCTTTGATGACAGACTTTAAGTACATCAGCTCATGTATCTCTGTCTCATCTACATACCCTTTTTTATCAAACACTTTTCTTACCTCAGCTTGTGCTTCTTCCATTACCTTTGGGTTCTTTACTATCTCAGACATACACCATGCCGTAAAACTTGAGGATGTTTCAGTACCAGCAGCGAACATGTCCTGCAAATGGATTAACAGTAACATACACAAATTTATAATTTAGTCATTAAATTGTGGAATGAACGGTTAATCGAAAACTTACCAGGATGATTGATTTTAAATCTACGTCAGTCACGCGATGTTGTGTATGTTCATTTTCCTGTTGAATCTTGAGAAGAGCATCAACTATATCTTCATCCTTGCTTACTCTCCTATGAATGTTTTTGTGATCATCGACGATATCTTGCATTATCATGTCAATCTCTCTATGAGCTTTTTCGAATTTTTTCTTTGCCGTGCTCATCCTTTGAAGCAATTTAACAGATGGATACAGATCAGCAATACAAAATCCCCCCATCAAACTTACTATTTCATCAAGTGCTGATTTGAATACTTGTTCGTGTTTATTCCTTTTACCAAAAGCTGCCCTCGCCACTATCCCATGCGTCATGTCGGAAATCTTATGAGAAAGATTAACAATTGATCCTTCACTTGCAGCTATTGATTTAACAAGATCATCCACCTCTTCTTCTCTTATGGACCTAAATGATTGGACACGCTTTACACTTAATAGCTCTAAAACACATATTTTTCGTAGTTGCCTCCAGTGCTCT includes these proteins:
- the LOC131615743 gene encoding cytochrome P450 71D10-like; the encoded protein is MELHNNFSNFTLLVSFLFLFVLLKILTRWNTSKNSNANLPPGPWTLPFIGNIHQIISSKQPHHCFKKLADKCGPLMHLKLGQVPYIIVSSPEMAKEIMKTQDLIFCDRPNLMLFTIFSYNATDIIFSIYGEHWRQLRKICVLELLSVKRVQSFRSIREEEVDDLVKSIAASEGSIVNLSHKISDMTHGIVARAAFGKRNKHEQVFKSALDEIVSLMGGFCIADLYPSVKLLQRMSTAKKKFEKAHREIDMIMQDIVDDHKNIHRRVSKDEDIVDALLKIQQENEHTQHRVTDVDLKSIILDMFAAGTETSSSFTAWCMSEIVKNPKVMEEAQAEVRKVFDKKGYVDETEIHELMYLKSVIKETLRLHPVLPMLLPRECRERCQINGYDIPAKTRVMINAWAIGRDPRYWVEAESFKPERFLDSKLDFKGTDFEFIPFGAGRRICPGLAFGLPSVELSLAQLLYNFNWKLPNGMKNEELDMTEAIGITARRKHDLCLVPIIRHL